The following proteins are co-located in the Candidatus Baltobacteraceae bacterium genome:
- a CDS encoding PIN domain-containing protein: MILVDSSVWIDHFRSNNDALAEMLRENLVATHPFVIGELACGNLRNRGNILADLAALPRLAPVRDEFVLHFIDEHALWGKGIAWIDVHLLAGARLANCRLWTFDKALLRAEQLVSHPRRKAHP; the protein is encoded by the coding sequence ATGATTCTGGTCGATTCGTCGGTGTGGATCGACCATTTTCGCTCGAACAACGACGCGCTTGCAGAGATGCTCCGTGAGAATCTGGTCGCGACTCATCCGTTCGTTATCGGCGAACTTGCATGCGGCAACTTACGAAATCGCGGGAACATTCTTGCCGATCTTGCCGCGTTACCGCGACTAGCACCCGTGCGTGATGAATTCGTATTGCACTTCATAGACGAACACGCGCTTTGGGGCAAAGGTATCGCCTGGATCGACGTGCATCTTTTGGCCGGCGCGCGGCTTGCCAACTGCAGGTTGTGGACGTTCGACAAGGCGCTTTTGCGCGCCGAACAACTCGTTTCGCATCCACGCCGAAAAGCGCATCCTTAA